GCCCAGCGCTACAGTTCATACAGTGTTACAGCCCACACGTTACAAGACACACGACAGCTGCCCCCAGGCCAGGTAGTCTCTCTCGTGTCCCACGCTCCACTTCCACAGGCGCACGTTTCGTCTCAAAAGTTCTGCGTACGAGAAGTCTCCTCCACAGAGCTCGGCGTGTGTGAAGGCCAAAGATGTGATGGAGGTCGGAGACCCGGCAGCCATTTTGTTGGCATCTGGTGACGCGCAGGGCGATGTTACCTTCAGATCCAAGTCCGTGGCAGACCCGTACTGACTGTCAACTTCCTCTTCGTTAGAAATGTCATCTGCACCAACAGGGGAGACCATCTTTACTATTACTATAagagttgagagagagagatgaactACATATTAACAGTGAAGCATGAAGTAGATactaattaatataattaatactGGAACATTGCGCGGAGACTAAAGTAGTAAACAatgttcagaaaaatatttattatattgcaTTAGTAAGAGAAAATGGAGACTTGCCGATACTTGATGTGGAGGTGACCTGAGGCGAACGAAGGACCGTTACGCATTCGttcagatgctgctgctgacacgGTAGCTTCCACTGACCTCCTACTTCCGCTTCTCGCAAAAACAtcggtctgcgcatgcgctgggaACTGACCCGCTCGCGCTGCACGCGACGAGTCTCCGAGGCCTGACTTGCTGCAGCGCACGTGCTTCAGGCGGCGAATGTTCTGGCTGATGTGGAGGAGCTGCTTCAGAAGCTGGACATCTTGCTGCCGCATagccacctacacacacacacacaaacaaacaaacacacacacaaacaaacacacacacacacacgtacgcacattCAGACAGTCAACATGAATATCAAAAATCTGGGATTGCTCTTGTCCTGGGtagttattaattaatttacacGTTCATCTGTAGTCTACTTGATGCATACACAAGACTATTGTCTCCACCTAACATTTTCTCGTCTGTCGTGCAACGAACTCCTTATCTGACGTCATACACTAACTACCGTTACTGACAAACTTGTCTGACCATGGATTGTGTGGTCATCACCCTCACCCTACACACGGAGCCAGCGTGCTCCCCCTACACACGTGACACTAGTATACAAACATCGCCTTACTGAAAATAGAGAGAAATATTTCAGGTTAATATAGTTCTTCTACCCAGTGACCTATGacccctctcacacacacacacacgctaccTGTCCTAGTCTCCATCACTATCTGTAGACGGCGCTGTCTACGCCAGGCTATCTCTATCTCAGATAGACTACTCAGAGATTATTCCCACTCAGCTGTTTAACTGTCGAGGGTCTCAACTCAGTTTTCACCGAGCAAAGTTCGCAAGGAGCGAAAGACAACTTTGTGCAACCTTCGCGCGGCATCCCAAGGGCTCAAACATTTGAGCAGATGACTGAGCACACATAACTGACACAAGCATCAGCTCCCATCCAGCGATTCCCGGTCCTTCCTATGCTTTGGCTATTCTCGTAGGATTCCCTGTTATTCGGTTTTCCCCACACACAGGGTAAACAGGAACAGTCACGAGCGTCACGCACTCAGGCGCCAGCGCGAGAAGGAAGTTCTCACGAGgcttgacaaacaaacaataagctTTTTGGTCTGGCAGTAAGTAGGTCAAATGCCATCGTTGACTTTGTGGATTAAACATTCCACTGTCTCTCAGGATcataacagagagagagagacagagagattcTAATCAACACCTCACTCATTGCCATAGAAGGTACATTGCTCAATGTCATAGAAGTACCTCCCGCTACTAGACAGGTGAGTTTAATTCCCCGAGCATTCCCCGAGTATTCCCTTCTTGTTTACTATGTTTGTCTATCTGTGCATGCCTGAGTTTGAGAACGTAAGTGGATAGGGGTGTGTGTATgggaatatgtgtgtggggtATAACGATATTTGAGTGTCTGTTGGTGGGTGTGTGTAAGGATGGAGGAGAAgcttatgtgtatgtgtatgtgtgtatgtgtatgtttatggaTGTGTGTCTGGGGGAGGTGTATGTGAGTATTTACGTATGTGGGTATGATGAGGGAGAGGGTGTGAAAGACTGATACTAGCTATTTCTCTCATCATCAGCTTGTCTGGAGCGCGAGGTGCGCACGCGCAGACTTCTCACCCCCTCCCCAAGGAATAAAATCACGTGACCGTCAGTCGCGCTATTTTTGTCTCTGACCGACAAACGTTTTTATGTTGATTTTGTATGCAGTCAACTCACccaccacaatttttttaaacatacataaatgtacaaaaaatcTTGACAAATGAGGGGCGGGAATATTTCCTCGCCGGTGCACGCTCTCTTTTACTTTCAGCCATCCCATAATTTGTTACAGGAACAGCAATGCCGTGACAGACgacaactgaaataaaatgcGCCGTGGTCAGCTGAATCCTCGTCTCCGAGCCTCGCTTCTATCCTATTCTGTTGCTGAATAAGACAGACAGATGATTTGCATGTAGGTAACTTCACCTGTCGTTGCTTTCGTCACATGCTATGCGTTAAAACTCTGTCAAGGTCCGagtcatttaaataatttctcttgTATGTAAGTTGGTTGATGTAGCGGTCTGCATGGACGACAACTAGTGTtgggcaaaagaaaaaaaaaaaaaaatttgctggtGGAGGAACAAAGAGTTGCGTGTTTTAACGACAATAAACATGGAGTGGGAACTGATGGCTCGTGCACTGCCCGACACAGCCACGGGCACGATGACGACTACAACAACGCCCGTCTGTTGTCGTGTCCACATTCTAGGATACAGTCGAGACCTCGACCATCCACGTCTGTCTGGAAACTTTGTGACAAGGGCATGGAGGAGATGCATTTAGTTTACTTTCACTGATAAATGTATCAAGTCTTGCCACTTCATTTCTGGCTTGTATAtttttggtgaaaaaaaaaaaaatttgctcagACACATTTTTGTCCCAtcatgcatttttaattttgaagccAAATTTATAAACCGTTGCTATGAGGACGAGAACAAAAACCGAAGCGTGGACATGGTATGAGAGAGTCGGCAGAGAAAATGTGTTATACttatatacaaacatgaaatGCTAACACAAAGACATGCCATACTACAatcagaataataaaatatttatttacagagcaTCTTACACCACCATCAAGGATGGTTACATGAAGTCGCACGAGCACACACTGGTTAGTAGACAGAAAATGAGTCTCACAAATTCATTCATCGTCATTCACATCATAActactctctctgtctctctctctcacacacacacatcactatGTTGAAGTAACCAAAACTTATATTTGACGCCCAGGTAGAGAACGAATAGACATTTGCTGCAGAAATATGGGGTCTgaaagaagaccaaagaaaACTTCCCCCAGAATATTTCGAACAAGATGACTAGAAGGATAGATATCCCTTCCATATAACAATAGGTATAAAATGCATCAAATGCTGGTTGAAATCAGTTAAATTATCTGGGAACAGACTAAACAGACAGGCATACAAGATGTCCCGTGGACATAGTGAGAACGGCCAACACAACTGGATGTCTAATGAAACATTTGGAATTGTATGGCTACACCAGAGAACAGAGGACCAACAACCATATTTTTAGCAGAATTCAAGGACCGGCTtatatcatgttttttttttttaacgacatTCACTCTTAGAAAACGGTAGCAACTATTCCTGGTTCcagcatttaaaatgtatttgaacCCGAAAAGTACCTTGGAACTGTCACCAATAGATGGCAGAGGACAGCAGGAGCTATTGAGACTGATAGAGTGAGTGGACAGCAACCAGAAAGATGGTTTGCAAGTAATGACCAATACGAGACCTGCCCATCATGTAAAAGTGATCAAGAAGACAAATATCACTTTCTATTTAAATGCCCAGTACCTGCAGATGTCATCTCATTTTTATCTCTCACCTGATGCCACCTTAGTTAATATCTTGTCTGGCAAAGGTGACAGCGATATTCAGCTAGCAGAATTTATAAGCAAAAGCCATtgaaaattagaaaaacaatAAGCAGATTActtgtttacacaaataaagTCACTGTGGGATTTCTGTTGGAGTGTATGGAGCagctgtttatttgtgttttcacGGCTAAAGCGTTCGTGGGACTGATGTTCCCGTCGGGGTCTGGACTGTTTGGCATTTCTCTGTTTTCACGATTGaagtgtgtggggtgtgtgcgtgcatttTATGCATTCAAGACTGAAAGTGTTTGAGCGGTGTGAAAACGGTGTATGGGATTTTGTCTTTTACATCTGCTGTGAGTGTGAAGTGTGTGATTTATGTGTTTTACGACTGAGatgtgtagactgtgtgtactTTATGTGTTTTATATGCGTGCtcgtactctgtgtgtgtgtgtgagagagagagaaacaaagtgaGATTTATATTCTTCACTATTTAAGTGTGTGGACTTATTCCAGGTAGGAGTGTTAGCGGGCGTCCATTCACCCTagtgtgtggactgtgtgtggactgtgtgtggactgtgtgtggactgtgtgtggactgtgtgtggACTTCACATGCCACCGCACATTACAGTTTACAGCATTTTCCACTGTCCAGCTCAACAAGACCTGCACTTGTTGTGCCCTTCATCGGGTGAAGAGGTAAACTATCAtcacctaatttttttttaggtcaatGGGGATGGAGGTGACCAGTTTTTGCGAGGTcggttcctctctctctcgctgctttttatttctccaacTCTTTATGAAGTCAGGTGCCCATTCCCGACAATACATCCGTATAATCAGGAGACACGCTGAAAACTCATCAATAACTTGGTATTTAGGATACACCACAtcacacgtacaaacacatGGACCTGTAGGAGTCCATCATGGAAGTAAACACGAGAACCTGGCATCTAGCACTCGGCGCACAACTCATACAGACACTGGAACTGAAGGACGCCCTATGCACGAAAACACGATAATGAACACAACTTTATAACCTACACGTGGGCCAGACAGTTTACAGACTTACTTTAGGTGGCATGACAACCTGTTAGTTGACTGAAAGCCGAGTAATTAAACagcattaattaattaagcaaTCTGAACTCTGAATGACTGAACAGTGAGCTTCATGTATTTGCAATGTGTTTTCCGAGTTCACCAGCAGCCCTGTGCTTGTAGCCAAACAAGATGACAATTCAAATGAAGTCCTCATCTATTAGTTAAAACTGAAGTGGGATTCTCACTTACCAGTTCTGCTTTCAGAGTTTCGAGGGCTTTATCAATTCTTTCCGAGGCTGTCTCTTCGGAGCAAAGATCATCTCTGCTTCCcccggtggtggtggtggcatcTCTCGGGGGATGTGTCCATGTTGTGTCCTCTGGCTGGTCCATCA
The sequence above is a segment of the Pomacea canaliculata isolate SZHN2017 linkage group LG6, ASM307304v1, whole genome shotgun sequence genome. Coding sequences within it:
- the LOC112567168 gene encoding uncharacterized protein LOC112567168; the protein is MDQPEDTTWTHPPRDATTTTGGSRDDLCSEETASERIDKALETLKAELVAMRQQDVQLLKQLLHISQNIRRLKHVRCSKSGLGDSSRAARAGQFPAHAQTDVFARSGSRRSVEATVSAAASERMRNGPSFASGHLHIKYR